A single genomic interval of Daucus carota subsp. sativus chromosome 1, DH1 v3.0, whole genome shotgun sequence harbors:
- the LOC108204492 gene encoding coatomer subunit zeta-1 encodes MEACPSVKNILLLDSEGKRVAVKYYSDDWPTNSAKEAFEKSVFAKTQKTNARTEAEIAMFENNIVVYKFAQDLHFFVTGGDDENELILSTVLQGFFDAVDLLLRDNVEKREALENLDLILLCLDEIVDGGIVLETDANVIAGKVATHSVDSSAPLSEQTISQALATAREHLARSLLS; translated from the exons ATG GAAGCCTGCCCATCTGTGAAAAATATTCTCCTTTTAGATTCTGAAGGGAAACGTGTAGCTGTTAAATACTATTCAGATGATTGGCCAACAAATAGTGCAAAAGAAGCTTTTGAGAAGTCTGTTTTTGCCAAGACTCAAAAGACAAATGCACGGACAGAAG CGGAGATTGCAATGTTTGAGAACAATATTGTTGTGTACAAGTTTGCTCAAGACCTTCACTTCTTTGTTACTGGAGGTGACGATGAAAATGAGCTAATCTTGTCAACTGTTCTTCAAGGATTTTTTGATGCAGTTGACCTTCTACTTAG GGACAATGTAGAAAAGAGGGAGGCTCTTGAGAACCTGGATCTCATTCTTCTGTGTCTGGATGAGATTGTTGATGGCGG TATTGTTCTTGAAACTGATGCGAATGTCATAGCTGGGAAGGTTGCAACACATAGTGTGGATTCTAGTGCACCTTTGTCTGAGCAG ACAATCAGTCAAGCACTGGCGACGGCACGTGAACACCTTGCTAGATCCCTGCTCAG ctGA
- the LOC108203986 gene encoding GBF-interacting protein 1 isoform X2, with amino-acid sequence MSNSRGGNNGGVASIPAASRKMVMELKEIVNNSTEAEIYATLKDCHMDPNEAVNRLLSQDPFREVKSKRDKKKETKDSTESRFRSGSNTSNRGARSGTDRYGGRGGSTQFSSSDSGALHGKVGYRKENGANHYTNSSSTAPGIASRGKFQRPPAPSDFVTSENKASALSMGDGNITASQPSTGYQPAWVGGHGQKSMADIVKMGRPQSKVSSIPTPSQYSGDHGSKVSDVYTEPVSAPDEWPIIEPQQASMSVYNSHTDSQLHPDQSTMHPDDINQQTHIEPDEVEVEEDSSVENLDHVGSATVSSRNMQADNSGDASLFDNDMYKNMSSYQAHPHAFQSEEVEDIGASVPSEIANMHQLSIQDEDHEVAYEEDVPSVVIPNHLQVQSADCSHLSFGSFGSAPVTGYSDPFTSRSSRSNIEETLVETDAPVIEQSDNRNSEYYGDESIRTVADGNLVHRTSGGDAGFESQSVPQADVLKQENSEAAHTSQYAFPSSSPGYTFENAQQLNAAFNYSQTSAQMQNLTPFSNSVASLPNTLLASNIHPVRESELPYSPFPMSQSMPTKYGNTVSSIGGSSISVAEALKGFQSAQAAPQNPSGTSVATGPALPQHLVHPYSQPTLPLGPFANMISYPFLPQSYTYMPSGYQQMIAGNNTYHQSLAAVLPQYKSSVSVSNLPQSASVPSGYGAFGSSTTIPANYGMNPSAASPGASTMGYDDMLSSQYKDSNHLISLQQNDNSAMWLHGPGSRTISAVPASTYYSFQGQQGQQPGGFQQGQQPSQNYGNLGYPNFYHSQTGVSLEHQQQNPRDGAHSGSQGQPKQSQQIWQNSY; translated from the exons ATGAGTAACAGCAGAGGAGGAAACAATGGCGGCGTGGCTTCAATTCCTGCGGCGTCAAGAAAGATGGTCATGGAATTGAAGGAGATCGTTAATAACAGTACAGAAGCGGAGATCTATGCTACTCTTAAAGACTGTCACATGGACCCTAATGAAGCTGTTAATCGTCTTCTCTCTCAag ATCCTTTCCGTGAGGTGAAGAGcaaacgagacaagaaaaaGGAG ACAAAGGATTCAACAGAATCAAGGTTTCGTAGTGGTAGTAACACTTCAAACCGTGGTGCCAGAAGTGGTACTGATCGGTATGGAGGACGTGGTGGCTCAACTCAATTCAGCTCTTCTG ACTCCGGTGCTTTGCATGGCAAAGTTGGTTACAGGAAGGAAAATGGTGCGAACCATTATACAAATTCTTCGTCCACAGCTCCTGGGATTGCATCACGTGGCAAGTTTCAGCGCCCTCCAGCACCCAG TGATTTCGTGACCAGTGAAAATAAAGCATCTGCATTAAGCATGGGAGATGGTAACATAACAGCTTCACAACCTTCTACTGGATATCAACCTGCCTGGGTTGGGGGACATGGTCAAAAATCGATGGCTGACATTGTAAAGATGGGAAGGCCACAGAGCAAGGTTTCCAGCATACCGACACCATCTCAGTACAGTG GTGATCATGGCTCAAAAGTTTCAGATGTATACACTGAGCCAGTGTCTGCTCCTGACGAATGGCCCATAATTGAGCCACAGCAAGCAAGCATGTCTGTTTACAACTCTCATACAGATTCCCAGCTGCACCCAGATCAATCTACCATGCATCCAGATGATATTAATCAGCAAACCCATATTGAGCCTGACGAGGTTGAGGTAGAGGAGGATAGTTCGGTTGAAAACCTTGACCATGTTGGTTCTGCTACTGTTTCGAGCAGAAATATGCAGGCAGATAATTCTGGAGATGCATCTCTATTTGATAATGACATGTATAAGAACATGAGTTCCTACCAGGCTCATCCTCATGCTTTCCAGAGCGAGGAAG TGGAAGACATCGGTGCCTCGGTGCCATCTGAGATTGCCAACATGCATCAACTAAGTATACAGGATGAGGATCATGAGGTGGCATATGAGGAAGATGTTCCTTCTGTTGTAATTCCGAATCACCTTCAAGTTCAGAGTGCGGACTGCTCACACTTGAGTTTTGGTAGCTTCGGATCTGCTCCTGTTACCGGATATTCCGACCCTTTTACATCTAGATCATCTAGAAGTAACATAGAAGAGACGCTTGTAGAGACAGACGCTCCGGTGATTGAGCAATCAGACAATAG AAATTCCGAGTATTATGGAGATGAGTCTATTAGAACTGTCGCAGATGGTAATTTGGTTCATAGAACTAGTGGAGGTGATGCAGGTTTTGAATCACAGTCTGTTCCACAAGCAGATGTGTTAAAGCAGGAAAACTCTGAAGCGGCACACACGAGTCAATATGCCTTTCCCTCTTCTTCGCCTGGGTATACATTTGAAAATGCGCAACAGCTGAATGCTGCATTCAATTACTCCCAGACGAGTGCACAAATGCAAAATCTTACTCCCTTCTCTAACTCAGTG GCCTCTTTGCCAAATACTTTGTTGGCTTCAAATATTCATCCGGTAAGAGAGTCTGAATTGCCGTACTCACCTTTCCCTATGTCACAGTCAATGCCTACCAAATATGGAAACACAGTGTCTTCCATTGGCGGTTCTTCAATCTCTGTTGCAGAG GCTTTAAAAGGTTTCCAGTCAGCTCAAGCTGCACCGCAGAACCCATCTGGTACTAGTGTCGCCACAGGACCTGCCCTCCCTCAACACCTTGTGCATCCTTACTCTCAACCCACTCTTCCTTTGGGACCTTTTGCCAATATGATTAGCTATCCTTTCTTACCACAGAGCTATACATATATGCCATCTGGTTACCAGCAAATGATTGCTGGTAACAACACGTACCATCAATCTTTGGCAGCTGTTCTACCTCAATATAAAAGTAGTGTATCAGTTAGCAACTTGCCTCAGTCTGCATCTGTTCCTTCGGGATATGGTGCTTTTGGGAGTTCAACTACTATCCCAGCAAACTATGGCATGAACCCATCCGCTGCTTCCCCAGGAGCATCTACTATGGGTTATGATGACATGTTAAGTTCACAGTACAAGGACAGCAATCATCTAATATCCCTTCAACAG AATGATAACTCAGCTATGTGGCTTCATGGGCCTGGTTCTAGAACAATATCGGCTGTTCCAGCAAGTACATATTACAGCTTCCAGGGTCAGCAAGGTCAGCAGCCTGGCGGATTTCAGCAAGGTCAGCAGCCTTCACAAAACTATGGAAATCTTGGTTATCCAAATTTCTACCATTCTCAGACCGGTGTATCGTTGGAGCATCAGCAGCAAAATCCTAGAGATGGGGCTCATAGTGGTTCTCAAGGCCAACCAAAGCAGTCGCAGCAGATATGGCAAAACAGCTACTAA
- the LOC108203986 gene encoding GBF-interacting protein 1 isoform X1 produces MSNSRGGNNGGVASIPAASRKMVMELKEIVNNSTEAEIYATLKDCHMDPNEAVNRLLSQGFCKKEKEDPFREVKSKRDKKKETKDSTESRFRSGSNTSNRGARSGTDRYGGRGGSTQFSSSDSGALHGKVGYRKENGANHYTNSSSTAPGIASRGKFQRPPAPSDFVTSENKASALSMGDGNITASQPSTGYQPAWVGGHGQKSMADIVKMGRPQSKVSSIPTPSQYSGDHGSKVSDVYTEPVSAPDEWPIIEPQQASMSVYNSHTDSQLHPDQSTMHPDDINQQTHIEPDEVEVEEDSSVENLDHVGSATVSSRNMQADNSGDASLFDNDMYKNMSSYQAHPHAFQSEEVEDIGASVPSEIANMHQLSIQDEDHEVAYEEDVPSVVIPNHLQVQSADCSHLSFGSFGSAPVTGYSDPFTSRSSRSNIEETLVETDAPVIEQSDNRNSEYYGDESIRTVADGNLVHRTSGGDAGFESQSVPQADVLKQENSEAAHTSQYAFPSSSPGYTFENAQQLNAAFNYSQTSAQMQNLTPFSNSVASLPNTLLASNIHPVRESELPYSPFPMSQSMPTKYGNTVSSIGGSSISVAEALKGFQSAQAAPQNPSGTSVATGPALPQHLVHPYSQPTLPLGPFANMISYPFLPQSYTYMPSGYQQMIAGNNTYHQSLAAVLPQYKSSVSVSNLPQSASVPSGYGAFGSSTTIPANYGMNPSAASPGASTMGYDDMLSSQYKDSNHLISLQQNDNSAMWLHGPGSRTISAVPASTYYSFQGQQGQQPGGFQQGQQPSQNYGNLGYPNFYHSQTGVSLEHQQQNPRDGAHSGSQGQPKQSQQIWQNSY; encoded by the exons ATGAGTAACAGCAGAGGAGGAAACAATGGCGGCGTGGCTTCAATTCCTGCGGCGTCAAGAAAGATGGTCATGGAATTGAAGGAGATCGTTAATAACAGTACAGAAGCGGAGATCTATGCTACTCTTAAAGACTGTCACATGGACCCTAATGAAGCTGTTAATCGTCTTCTCTCTCAag GTTTCtgcaagaaagaaaaggaag ATCCTTTCCGTGAGGTGAAGAGcaaacgagacaagaaaaaGGAG ACAAAGGATTCAACAGAATCAAGGTTTCGTAGTGGTAGTAACACTTCAAACCGTGGTGCCAGAAGTGGTACTGATCGGTATGGAGGACGTGGTGGCTCAACTCAATTCAGCTCTTCTG ACTCCGGTGCTTTGCATGGCAAAGTTGGTTACAGGAAGGAAAATGGTGCGAACCATTATACAAATTCTTCGTCCACAGCTCCTGGGATTGCATCACGTGGCAAGTTTCAGCGCCCTCCAGCACCCAG TGATTTCGTGACCAGTGAAAATAAAGCATCTGCATTAAGCATGGGAGATGGTAACATAACAGCTTCACAACCTTCTACTGGATATCAACCTGCCTGGGTTGGGGGACATGGTCAAAAATCGATGGCTGACATTGTAAAGATGGGAAGGCCACAGAGCAAGGTTTCCAGCATACCGACACCATCTCAGTACAGTG GTGATCATGGCTCAAAAGTTTCAGATGTATACACTGAGCCAGTGTCTGCTCCTGACGAATGGCCCATAATTGAGCCACAGCAAGCAAGCATGTCTGTTTACAACTCTCATACAGATTCCCAGCTGCACCCAGATCAATCTACCATGCATCCAGATGATATTAATCAGCAAACCCATATTGAGCCTGACGAGGTTGAGGTAGAGGAGGATAGTTCGGTTGAAAACCTTGACCATGTTGGTTCTGCTACTGTTTCGAGCAGAAATATGCAGGCAGATAATTCTGGAGATGCATCTCTATTTGATAATGACATGTATAAGAACATGAGTTCCTACCAGGCTCATCCTCATGCTTTCCAGAGCGAGGAAG TGGAAGACATCGGTGCCTCGGTGCCATCTGAGATTGCCAACATGCATCAACTAAGTATACAGGATGAGGATCATGAGGTGGCATATGAGGAAGATGTTCCTTCTGTTGTAATTCCGAATCACCTTCAAGTTCAGAGTGCGGACTGCTCACACTTGAGTTTTGGTAGCTTCGGATCTGCTCCTGTTACCGGATATTCCGACCCTTTTACATCTAGATCATCTAGAAGTAACATAGAAGAGACGCTTGTAGAGACAGACGCTCCGGTGATTGAGCAATCAGACAATAG AAATTCCGAGTATTATGGAGATGAGTCTATTAGAACTGTCGCAGATGGTAATTTGGTTCATAGAACTAGTGGAGGTGATGCAGGTTTTGAATCACAGTCTGTTCCACAAGCAGATGTGTTAAAGCAGGAAAACTCTGAAGCGGCACACACGAGTCAATATGCCTTTCCCTCTTCTTCGCCTGGGTATACATTTGAAAATGCGCAACAGCTGAATGCTGCATTCAATTACTCCCAGACGAGTGCACAAATGCAAAATCTTACTCCCTTCTCTAACTCAGTG GCCTCTTTGCCAAATACTTTGTTGGCTTCAAATATTCATCCGGTAAGAGAGTCTGAATTGCCGTACTCACCTTTCCCTATGTCACAGTCAATGCCTACCAAATATGGAAACACAGTGTCTTCCATTGGCGGTTCTTCAATCTCTGTTGCAGAG GCTTTAAAAGGTTTCCAGTCAGCTCAAGCTGCACCGCAGAACCCATCTGGTACTAGTGTCGCCACAGGACCTGCCCTCCCTCAACACCTTGTGCATCCTTACTCTCAACCCACTCTTCCTTTGGGACCTTTTGCCAATATGATTAGCTATCCTTTCTTACCACAGAGCTATACATATATGCCATCTGGTTACCAGCAAATGATTGCTGGTAACAACACGTACCATCAATCTTTGGCAGCTGTTCTACCTCAATATAAAAGTAGTGTATCAGTTAGCAACTTGCCTCAGTCTGCATCTGTTCCTTCGGGATATGGTGCTTTTGGGAGTTCAACTACTATCCCAGCAAACTATGGCATGAACCCATCCGCTGCTTCCCCAGGAGCATCTACTATGGGTTATGATGACATGTTAAGTTCACAGTACAAGGACAGCAATCATCTAATATCCCTTCAACAG AATGATAACTCAGCTATGTGGCTTCATGGGCCTGGTTCTAGAACAATATCGGCTGTTCCAGCAAGTACATATTACAGCTTCCAGGGTCAGCAAGGTCAGCAGCCTGGCGGATTTCAGCAAGGTCAGCAGCCTTCACAAAACTATGGAAATCTTGGTTATCCAAATTTCTACCATTCTCAGACCGGTGTATCGTTGGAGCATCAGCAGCAAAATCCTAGAGATGGGGCTCATAGTGGTTCTCAAGGCCAACCAAAGCAGTCGCAGCAGATATGGCAAAACAGCTACTAA